From one Brachypodium distachyon strain Bd21 chromosome 4, Brachypodium_distachyon_v3.0, whole genome shotgun sequence genomic stretch:
- the LOC100826163 gene encoding transcription factor SCREAM2 isoform X1: MLSGFNSSLWMQEEHDGGQDHQPAGIMGMIPMLGMEGGNDNEQEQLLAMASGAAGGEFRVPGTVTDDWLFGGAPGSAAMYLGPPAPPEPQGASSSSGFGVASQTTFPIFNLGGAGPFDVSGFDLGNNNNPGAEFMSFLGAGNAASTLMPNSSSLMQPAGNAGSFFGSFAGFGTAPAPQMPADFASAGFDSFQAPPLAAPALSAPFSLRPLEVVPTLGAQPTLFQKRALLRRNAGLEDSAHNNNKKRQAAADTVLVDADEEEDDVDVSIDASGLNYDDSEDGRGVEESGRDDGKESNNANSRMTTGGGAAEGKGKKSKGMPAKNLMAERRRRKKLNDRLYMLRSVVPRISKMDRASILGDAIEYLKELLKKINDLQNELESSPTTSSMPLTPTSFHPPTPTLPTLPSRVKEELYPSALPSPTGQQPMVQVRLREGEAYNIHMLCARRPGLLHSTLTAIDSLNLDVQQAVISCFNGFVMDVFKAEKVVKDAPLPQPDQIKAVLLQVAGFHPMI; the protein is encoded by the exons ATGCTGTCGGGGTTCAACAGTTCTCTCTGGATGCAGGAGGAGCACGACGGCGGCCAAGACCATCAGCCGGCGGGGATTATGGGGATGATTCCGATGCTAGGGATGGAAGGCGGAAACGACAACGAACAGGAGCAACTCCTGGCCATGGCGTCCGGGGCAGCCGGCGGGGAGTTCCGCGTTCCAGGGACGGTTACTGACGACTGGCTCTTCGGGGGCGCGCCAGGGTCGGCGGCCATGTACCtggggccgccggcgccgccagaGCCTCAGGGCGCCTCCTCAAGCTCCGGATTCGGAGTCGCCTCGCAGACGACGTTCCCGATATTCAACTTGGGAGGCGCCGGGCCCTTCGACGTCTCCGGGTTCGACctcggcaacaacaacaaccccGGTGCCGAGTTCATGTCCTTCCTTGGCGCCGGGAACGCGGCGAGCACCCTGATGCCGAACAGCAGCTCCCTGATGCAGCCGGCTGGGAACGCGGGCTCGTTCTTCGGCTCCTTCGCTGGCTTCGGTACCGCCCCGGCGCCGCAAATGCCTGCAGACTTCGCCTCCGCCGGGTTCGACTCCTTCCAGGCGCCTCCGTTGGCGGCGCCCGCGTTGAGCGCGCCCTTCTCCCTGCGGCCGCTGGAGGTCGTCCCGACGCTGGGCGCACAGCCGACGCTGTTCCAGAAgcgcgcgctcctccgccgcaacGCCGGCCTAGAAGACTCCGcccacaacaacaacaagaagcgccaggcggcggcggacacgGTGCTCGTGGACGccgatgaggaggaagacgacgtcgacgTGAGCATTGACGCGTCCGGGCTCAACTACGACGACTCGGAGGACGGCAGGGGCGTCGAGGAGAGCGGCAGGGACGACGGCAAGGAGTCCAACAACGCCAACAGCAGGATGACcacaggcggcggcgcagcggaagggaaggggaagaagtCCAAGGGGATGCCGGCCAAAAACCTCATGGCTGAGCGCCGTCGTCGCAAGAAGCTCAACGACCGCCTCTACATGCTCCGCTCTGTCGTCCCCAGGATCAGCAAG ATGGACAGGGCATCCATTCTTGGAGATGCAATCGAGTACCTTAAGGAGCTCCTGAAAAAGATCAATGATCTTCAGAATGAGCTCGAGTCGTCTCCTACCACATCCTCAATGCCTCTAACGCCTACAAGCTTCCACCCTCCGACTCCTACCTTGCCCACACTGCCATCTCGCGTGAAGGAAGAGCTTTACCCAAGTGCACTGCCAAGCCCTACTGGTCAGCAACCAATG GTTCAGGTTAGGCTCAGGGAAGGGGAGGCCTACAACATCCACATGTTATGCGCTCGCAGGCCAGGTCTTCTTCACTCCACCTTGACCGCAATTGACTCCCTCAATCTCGATGTACAACAAGCTGTGATAAGTTGTTTCAATGGCTTTGTCATGGATGTCTTCAAGGCTGAG AAGGTAGTAAAGGATGCCCCCCTGCCCCAGCCTGATCAAATCAAGGCAGTTCTGCTCCAAGTCGCCGGGTTCCATCCGATGATCTAG
- the LOC100826163 gene encoding transcription factor SCREAM2 isoform X2 — MLSGFNSSLWMQEEHDGGQDHQPAGIMGMIPMLGMEGGNDNEQEQLLAMASGAAGGEFRVPGTVTDDWLFGGAPGSAAMYLGPPAPPEPQGASSSSGFGVASQTTFPIFNLGGAGPFDVSGFDLGNNNNPGAEFMSFLGAGNAASTLMPNSSSLMQPAGNAGSFFGSFAGFGTAPAPQMPADFASAGFDSFQAPPLAAPALSAPFSLRPLEVVPTLGAQPTLFQKRALLRRNAGLEDSAHNNNKKRQAAADTVLVDADEEEDDVDVSIDASGLNYDDSEDGRGVEESGRDDGKESNNANSRMTTGGGAAEGKGKKSKGMPAKNLMAERRRRKKLNDRLYMLRSVVPRISKMDRASILGDAIEYLKELLKKINDLQNELESSPTTSSMPLTPTSFHPPTPTLPTLPSRVKEELYPSALPSPTGQQPMVQVRLREGEAYNIHMLCARRPGLLHSTLTAIDSLNLDVQQAVISCFNGFVMDVFKAEVVKDAPLPQPDQIKAVLLQVAGFHPMI; from the exons ATGCTGTCGGGGTTCAACAGTTCTCTCTGGATGCAGGAGGAGCACGACGGCGGCCAAGACCATCAGCCGGCGGGGATTATGGGGATGATTCCGATGCTAGGGATGGAAGGCGGAAACGACAACGAACAGGAGCAACTCCTGGCCATGGCGTCCGGGGCAGCCGGCGGGGAGTTCCGCGTTCCAGGGACGGTTACTGACGACTGGCTCTTCGGGGGCGCGCCAGGGTCGGCGGCCATGTACCtggggccgccggcgccgccagaGCCTCAGGGCGCCTCCTCAAGCTCCGGATTCGGAGTCGCCTCGCAGACGACGTTCCCGATATTCAACTTGGGAGGCGCCGGGCCCTTCGACGTCTCCGGGTTCGACctcggcaacaacaacaaccccGGTGCCGAGTTCATGTCCTTCCTTGGCGCCGGGAACGCGGCGAGCACCCTGATGCCGAACAGCAGCTCCCTGATGCAGCCGGCTGGGAACGCGGGCTCGTTCTTCGGCTCCTTCGCTGGCTTCGGTACCGCCCCGGCGCCGCAAATGCCTGCAGACTTCGCCTCCGCCGGGTTCGACTCCTTCCAGGCGCCTCCGTTGGCGGCGCCCGCGTTGAGCGCGCCCTTCTCCCTGCGGCCGCTGGAGGTCGTCCCGACGCTGGGCGCACAGCCGACGCTGTTCCAGAAgcgcgcgctcctccgccgcaacGCCGGCCTAGAAGACTCCGcccacaacaacaacaagaagcgccaggcggcggcggacacgGTGCTCGTGGACGccgatgaggaggaagacgacgtcgacgTGAGCATTGACGCGTCCGGGCTCAACTACGACGACTCGGAGGACGGCAGGGGCGTCGAGGAGAGCGGCAGGGACGACGGCAAGGAGTCCAACAACGCCAACAGCAGGATGACcacaggcggcggcgcagcggaagggaaggggaagaagtCCAAGGGGATGCCGGCCAAAAACCTCATGGCTGAGCGCCGTCGTCGCAAGAAGCTCAACGACCGCCTCTACATGCTCCGCTCTGTCGTCCCCAGGATCAGCAAG ATGGACAGGGCATCCATTCTTGGAGATGCAATCGAGTACCTTAAGGAGCTCCTGAAAAAGATCAATGATCTTCAGAATGAGCTCGAGTCGTCTCCTACCACATCCTCAATGCCTCTAACGCCTACAAGCTTCCACCCTCCGACTCCTACCTTGCCCACACTGCCATCTCGCGTGAAGGAAGAGCTTTACCCAAGTGCACTGCCAAGCCCTACTGGTCAGCAACCAATG GTTCAGGTTAGGCTCAGGGAAGGGGAGGCCTACAACATCCACATGTTATGCGCTCGCAGGCCAGGTCTTCTTCACTCCACCTTGACCGCAATTGACTCCCTCAATCTCGATGTACAACAAGCTGTGATAAGTTGTTTCAATGGCTTTGTCATGGATGTCTTCAAGGCTGAG GTAGTAAAGGATGCCCCCCTGCCCCAGCCTGATCAAATCAAGGCAGTTCTGCTCCAAGTCGCCGGGTTCCATCCGATGATCTAG